Proteins encoded together in one Chryseobacterium sp. G0201 window:
- a CDS encoding XRE family transcriptional regulator, producing MSIFADNIVFLRGKKNLTQQKLADELILTRSRYVSYEYEKAEPPIDVLIRISKYYNISIDLLVTVDIRKYPIDDILNLPNNRVVLPIVVDKDGNNYIEIVPQKASMGYLKGFNDPGYIEKLMRILLPFLKNGKYRGFLADGDSMPPFADQSIIIGEYVEKLDDLKLDKDYVFVTREGITYKTFLKRNKKSITVAADNLFYEPYNIALGDIVEIWSYVMGILPKDYKPLMPDYANLKMMIGDLKTTILNLENKVSSF from the coding sequence ATGTCAATTTTTGCAGATAACATCGTGTTTTTAAGAGGTAAGAAAAATCTAACGCAGCAGAAGCTGGCGGATGAACTCATTCTTACCAGATCGAGATATGTTTCTTATGAGTATGAAAAGGCAGAACCGCCAATTGATGTGTTGATAAGAATCTCCAAATACTACAATATCAGCATTGATCTTTTAGTTACTGTTGACATTAGAAAATATCCAATTGATGATATTTTGAATTTGCCCAATAATCGGGTAGTCCTACCTATTGTTGTGGATAAGGATGGTAATAATTACATTGAGATCGTTCCACAAAAAGCTTCAATGGGTTATTTGAAAGGCTTCAATGACCCTGGCTATATTGAAAAACTTATGAGGATTCTTCTGCCATTTTTAAAAAATGGAAAATACAGAGGCTTTCTGGCAGACGGCGATTCAATGCCACCTTTTGCCGATCAATCGATAATCATCGGAGAATATGTTGAAAAACTGGATGACCTCAAACTTGATAAGGATTATGTTTTTGTGACTAGGGAAGGTATCACTTATAAGACATTTTTAAAGAGAAATAAAAAATCAATTACGGTAGCAGCTGATAATTTATTTTATGAACCTTATAACATTGCATTAGGGGATATAGTTGAAATATGGAGTTATGTAATGGGAATTTTACCTAAAGACTATAAACCTTTAATGCCGGATTATGCCAATTTAAAAATGATGATTGGGGATTTGAAGACCACGATTCTAAACTTGGAAAATAAGGTTTCTAGTTTTTAA
- a CDS encoding alpha-ketoglutarate-dependent dioxygenase AlkB translates to MSQLSLFDTEEFYEFPKDLLEYKENFLSREEADRLKDHLFETAPWEQRTQKMYDKTVITPRLTAWYGDDKKSYESADNNASSTNPWTPELLALKERIEQEFGYRFNGVLLNLYRDQNDSVA, encoded by the coding sequence ATGAGCCAGCTGAGTTTATTTGATACTGAAGAATTTTACGAGTTTCCAAAAGACCTTTTGGAATATAAAGAAAATTTCTTGAGCAGGGAAGAGGCGGATCGATTGAAAGACCATCTGTTTGAAACGGCTCCATGGGAACAACGTACCCAGAAAATGTATGATAAGACAGTCATAACCCCACGACTAACCGCCTGGTATGGTGATGACAAAAAATCTTATGAATCGGCTGATAATAATGCTTCAAGCACCAATCCCTGGACTCCGGAGTTGCTGGCATTAAAAGAAAGAATTGAACAAGAATTCGGTTACAGGTTCAATGGGGTTCTATTAAACCTTTATCGTGACCAAAATGATTCGGTAGCTTGA
- a CDS encoding alpha-ketoglutarate-dependent dioxygenase AlkB: MHLSASVRPRNFDFRKKDHYQSKYSLPLPNGSLLIMKGDLQERWEHRIAKSIVPMKERINLTFRLIRDA, translated from the coding sequence TTGCATCTGTCAGCCTCGGTCAGACCCAGAAACTTTGATTTCAGAAAAAAAGACCATTATCAGAGCAAATATAGCCTGCCTCTTCCGAACGGTTCGTTGCTTATTATGAAAGGTGATCTTCAGGAACGTTGGGAACATAGGATTGCTAAATCCATTGTGCCTATGAAAGAACGTATCAATTTGACATTTAGGTTGATCCGGGACGCATAA
- a CDS encoding DUF6602 domain-containing protein, translating into MEGCKRQCDILIYDSQNFSPLFREGDLVVIPEKALRAVIEVKSTLDSNQFNDGMDLLWEVARNTNTPAPIFKGIFAFNKGYSSESTISEAICNFYHSKDKSGILTKDIMYLFETLNSVCVLNQQCIITDLIDYKMVDDTIRPRFYSVHSENENLKLYCASFFNELFSFLDVDKHAKKVNINYFRSLDYEIKYKLEAELHNKDWIPQSCFQNEHHFNSDSIWERTSDVLNWKVGNYNIQNLEEKYFSSSFQVEDYKKRFLDKNI; encoded by the coding sequence GTGGAAGGATGCAAAAGACAATGTGATATTCTTATTTATGATTCACAAAATTTCTCTCCTTTATTTAGGGAAGGAGACTTAGTTGTTATACCAGAAAAAGCACTACGGGCTGTAATAGAAGTAAAATCTACATTAGATTCTAATCAATTTAACGATGGAATGGATCTATTATGGGAAGTAGCCAGAAATACAAATACTCCTGCCCCAATTTTTAAAGGTATTTTTGCATTTAATAAAGGCTACTCTTCTGAAAGTACGATATCTGAAGCTATATGCAATTTTTATCACTCTAAAGATAAGTCTGGAATACTAACAAAAGACATAATGTATTTATTTGAAACATTAAACTCAGTTTGTGTTTTAAATCAACAATGCATCATTACAGATCTTATTGATTATAAAATGGTTGACGACACAATAAGACCTAGATTTTATTCAGTCCATTCAGAAAATGAAAATCTAAAATTATACTGCGCTTCCTTTTTCAATGAGCTATTTTCATTTCTAGACGTTGATAAACATGCTAAAAAAGTTAATATAAATTATTTTAGATCACTTGATTATGAAATTAAATATAAACTCGAAGCAGAATTACACAATAAAGATTGGATTCCACAATCTTGTTTTCAAAATGAACATCATTTTAATTCAGATTCAATTTGGGAAAGAACTTCAGATGTTCTGAATTGGAAAGTAGGAAATTACAATATACAGAATCTGGAAGAAAAATATTTTTCAAGTTCCTTTCAAGTAGAGGATTATAAAAAGAGATTTTTAGATAAGAATATATAA
- a CDS encoding PD-(D/E)XK nuclease domain-containing protein encodes MTKIERVEQYLHEFFTYNIFELNDFYRAVYDQRDVGIYLLPKGNEILDFLINIYLNIEENLNFERLIPHRFATPQNLLYYLQRFIDDINNDRHLVDTLYDGEDTDWIISYFTSYIEKILSAFEYAIEIYDLEDENVLLYQQLRYHLINHDIENFIADLKSVFANVSYEIVKQTEGYYHANVFLILKLLGFNIVPEESTNIGRIDAVIRFSRKIYIMEFKFSEDSDDSQEALNQIIDKDYAAKYRIDNLNIYEIGISFNSKIRNIRTYKESIL; translated from the coding sequence ATGACAAAAATTGAAAGGGTAGAGCAATACTTACACGAATTTTTTACATATAATATTTTTGAGTTAAATGATTTTTATAGGGCAGTATATGACCAGAGAGATGTTGGAATCTATCTCCTACCAAAAGGAAATGAAATCCTGGACTTTCTAATAAATATTTATTTAAATATTGAGGAAAATCTCAATTTCGAACGATTAATACCTCATAGATTTGCTACGCCGCAAAACTTACTTTATTATTTACAAAGGTTTATAGATGATATTAATAACGATAGGCATCTTGTAGATACTCTCTATGATGGAGAAGATACTGATTGGATTATTTCGTATTTTACGTCATATATAGAAAAGATCTTATCAGCTTTTGAATATGCAATTGAAATTTATGATCTGGAGGATGAAAATGTTTTATTGTACCAGCAATTGAGATATCATTTAATAAATCATGACATTGAAAATTTCATCGCGGACCTAAAATCTGTTTTTGCAAACGTTTCTTACGAGATTGTCAAGCAAACCGAAGGTTATTATCACGCTAATGTCTTCTTGATTTTGAAGTTACTTGGATTCAATATTGTTCCGGAGGAATCCACAAATATTGGGAGGATAGATGCGGTCATACGATTCAGCCGTAAAATCTATATAATGGAATTTAAATTTTCAGAAGATTCTGATGATTCTCAGGAAGCTTTGAACCAAATCATAGACAAAGATTATGCAGCAAAGTATAGGATTGACAATCTTAATATTTATGAAATTGGAATCAGCTTCAACAGTAAAATAAGGAACATCAGAACCTACAAAGAGAGCATATTATAA
- a CDS encoding caspase domain-containing protein yields the protein MKTLAIIIGNNNYFKGSELTNGENDANQIAEIFKDYNYEVKLYLNIDQKNIVEILQEYSDLLKDFDASIFYFAGHGFEVDGENFLASIDSQIPPENKYVAKQNCITLNDLFDIYRQNPTKLNIVILDACRRSFGRGTALGFSPIIAPKGSLIAFSTSPNEGALDVGYENNSIYTGSLIKHLSSERIAVEDLFKSVRKTVFALSGGRQTTWEHTSLIGDFYFYKHQKLNILSLPYNPNVLKDENYYEDSEFYKKIKELKTYNWYKQNPAIDYLITIPVSQLDKDQMFILGRNLLQCAIGGANSAMTFFENLNRSLLDFQINSENHILNGILFEMYYDSKGEFRFNNFKGNYREEIFKLRDNPAFNQSFDFINGILIQQDYSILFLPNSQTINIEIKCSQKTTNDGFGDRIVQVIESIIFNGNDIKKEISKYYIDGYNENGLKTVLAKYLNAPVESIRINSNFELRYIRFII from the coding sequence ATGAAAACATTAGCAATTATAATTGGCAATAACAACTACTTTAAAGGAAGTGAATTAACTAACGGAGAAAATGATGCAAATCAAATTGCTGAAATCTTTAAAGATTACAATTATGAGGTAAAATTATATCTAAATATCGATCAAAAAAACATAGTTGAAATTTTACAAGAATATAGCGACTTACTAAAAGATTTTGATGCATCTATTTTTTATTTTGCAGGTCACGGATTCGAAGTAGATGGAGAGAATTTTTTGGCGAGTATCGATTCGCAAATTCCTCCTGAAAATAAATATGTGGCAAAACAAAATTGTATTACTTTAAATGATTTATTTGACATATACAGGCAAAATCCTACTAAATTAAACATAGTGATATTAGATGCTTGCAGAAGATCATTTGGTCGCGGGACTGCACTTGGATTTAGTCCAATTATAGCTCCTAAAGGATCACTAATAGCATTTTCAACATCTCCAAATGAAGGTGCTTTAGATGTCGGATATGAGAATAATAGTATTTATACGGGCTCACTAATAAAGCACCTCTCGTCCGAAAGGATAGCTGTCGAAGATCTATTTAAATCTGTAAGAAAGACAGTTTTTGCATTGTCAGGAGGAAGACAAACAACTTGGGAACACACCTCATTAATTGGTGATTTTTACTTTTACAAACATCAAAAACTAAATATTTTAAGCCTACCTTATAATCCGAATGTTTTGAAAGATGAAAATTATTATGAAGATTCAGAATTTTACAAAAAAATTAAAGAACTAAAGACCTACAATTGGTACAAACAAAATCCTGCAATTGATTATTTAATAACAATACCAGTAAGTCAATTAGATAAGGACCAAATGTTCATTTTAGGAAGAAATTTATTACAATGCGCTATTGGTGGGGCAAATTCCGCTATGACATTTTTTGAAAATCTTAATAGGTCACTACTAGATTTTCAAATAAACTCCGAGAATCATATTCTAAATGGAATTCTATTTGAAATGTATTACGACAGCAAAGGTGAATTCAGATTTAATAATTTTAAAGGAAATTATAGAGAAGAAATTTTTAAATTAAGAGATAATCCAGCATTCAATCAATCATTCGATTTCATAAATGGTATTTTAATTCAACAGGATTACTCTATATTATTTTTACCAAATTCGCAGACAATAAATATTGAAATTAAATGCAGCCAAAAAACAACAAACGATGGTTTTGGAGATAGAATAGTCCAGGTGATCGAATCAATAATCTTTAACGGAAATGATATTAAAAAAGAAATATCGAAGTATTATATTGATGGGTATAATGAAAATGGATTAAAGACAGTCCTAGCCAAATATCTTAATGCGCCAGTTGAATCGATAAGAATTAATTCGAATTTTGAACTTAGATACATTAGATTTATTATATAA
- a CDS encoding transcriptional regulator: MIHKIDRYIIKRLADLEWQDKELVEKSALSKGQVSKLKNGSVEKLSAKTFYLIITAFGDNFSIAIPIVYPILKNINLKIFHPKRRNTFGSLMRKYEISENSIEELSAKTGIDEVRLSELYFRQGALEAYELILIEKAIGKKPGELFEQLYGKS, from the coding sequence ATGATTCATAAAATTGATAGATATATCATTAAGAGATTAGCTGACCTTGAGTGGCAAGACAAAGAATTGGTTGAGAAATCGGCACTCTCAAAAGGTCAAGTAAGTAAGTTAAAGAATGGTTCTGTTGAAAAACTATCTGCTAAAACTTTTTATTTAATAATTACCGCTTTTGGAGATAATTTCTCTATTGCCATACCTATAGTTTATCCTATTTTAAAGAATATTAATTTAAAAATATTTCATCCAAAGCGTAGAAATACATTTGGTTCATTAATGAGAAAATATGAAATTTCCGAAAACTCGATTGAAGAATTATCGGCCAAAACTGGTATTGATGAAGTTAGATTATCTGAATTGTATTTCCGACAAGGTGCTTTAGAGGCGTATGAATTAATTCTTATTGAAAAAGCAATAGGAAAAAAACCAGGAGAACTATTTGAACAACTTTATGGCAAATCATGA
- a CDS encoding SusC/RagA family TonB-linked outer membrane protein, with translation MKKNFCSLSHIQLAFGFTLLVSGVAIGQMRTITGTVSENNQPVKGVSVFQEGSDEVAVTNTAGIYRVQVSGENPVIIYRHPEYPERKINLGSRITVNISLGKEKEIEEVVLNAGYYKVKDKERTGSIAKVSSKDIENQPVTNVLSAAQGRMSGVSITQNSGVPGGGFDIQIRGKNSIRREGNEPLYIIDGVPILSETPSLYSASILPYASINPLNSINPNDIESFEVLKDADATAIYGSRGANGVIIVTTKKGRKGRTDLKINTSYSLSTVANQLNLLTTDEYIKIRREAFQNDGITTIPAAAYDFNGVWDQNRNTDWQKELIGNTADASVVQLSLSGGSENTSYLISYGHNEQTTVFPADFRYKTNNLTGNFSYRTPDKKLEVNLSNTFSFQSNNVLNDDLTKRSLTLSPNAPALYNQDGSLNWENNTFTNPLGVFKSEYLNSSNFLNSGAQISYRLFPFITLKFNGGLTYQNFEEFSLKPHTMYNPSSGLTSANSTSFKNNSSTFSYILEPQLVANQSWGNHSLEMLLGTTLQQSETNQGSIQGYGFESNALIQNLGAAKTKVISDQVRNQYYYNAAFARINYQFMKRYIVNLTGRRDGSSRFGPDNRFGNFGAVGAAWLISEESWMKNVRWLSFAKIRGSVGTSGNDRIGDYQYLNTYTISSNIYNNITALNPSRLYNPNFSWEKTLKKEIALELSFLKSRINFSAAYYNNTSSNQLVGIPLPATTGFATIQSNLPAKVQNTGWEFEASMQVLRQSKFKYDTSFNLSVPQSKLLEFPNLEGSTYANQYVLGYPMSLVKVYQFEGVNPSTGLYQFTDFDGDGKINSPNDNKVIERIGVRFFGGWSSNFRYGQWSASFLWQFVKQRNWNYNRQMLVPGSMNNQPVEVLDVWSPSNPSGMYMPYSSGANAQKNASHVLFQNSTAAIGDASFIRLKNVQLNYSIPVQKFGIREAMIYVQGQNLLTFTKYFGVDPEFVLTGYLPPLKTYSLGFQLTF, from the coding sequence ATGAAAAAAAACTTTTGCAGCCTAAGTCATATTCAATTGGCTTTTGGCTTCACCTTGCTCGTCTCCGGCGTAGCAATAGGGCAGATGCGCACCATTACAGGCACTGTCTCGGAAAATAACCAGCCAGTCAAAGGTGTTTCCGTATTTCAGGAGGGTAGTGATGAAGTGGCTGTAACCAATACAGCAGGTATTTACCGTGTTCAGGTATCAGGCGAAAATCCTGTAATCATTTACCGGCATCCGGAATATCCCGAACGAAAAATCAATTTAGGCAGCAGGATAACCGTCAATATCTCATTAGGTAAAGAAAAAGAAATTGAGGAAGTGGTTCTCAACGCAGGGTATTACAAAGTCAAGGACAAAGAAAGAACAGGAAGCATTGCCAAAGTCTCTTCAAAAGACATAGAAAACCAACCTGTTACGAATGTGCTTTCCGCAGCACAGGGAAGAATGTCGGGCGTGAGCATTACCCAGAATTCAGGAGTTCCGGGTGGCGGATTTGATATTCAGATCAGAGGAAAGAACAGCATCAGAAGAGAAGGAAATGAACCATTATATATTATTGACGGTGTTCCGATTCTTTCGGAAACTCCCTCGTTGTATAGTGCCTCAATTTTACCGTATGCATCCATCAATCCTTTAAACTCGATTAACCCCAATGATATTGAGAGCTTCGAGGTATTGAAAGATGCCGATGCTACGGCAATCTACGGATCACGAGGTGCTAACGGAGTGATTATTGTGACTACCAAAAAAGGCAGAAAAGGAAGAACAGATCTAAAAATCAACACCTCTTATTCGCTCAGTACGGTAGCCAACCAATTGAACTTGCTGACTACCGATGAGTATATCAAGATCAGAAGAGAAGCATTTCAGAATGACGGCATCACCACAATTCCGGCAGCAGCGTATGATTTCAACGGTGTGTGGGATCAGAACCGAAACACAGACTGGCAAAAAGAACTCATTGGTAATACGGCAGATGCGTCTGTAGTCCAGCTTTCTTTAAGCGGAGGTTCTGAAAACACCTCCTACTTAATCAGCTACGGACATAACGAACAGACAACGGTATTTCCTGCAGATTTCAGATACAAAACTAATAATCTAACAGGGAATTTCAGTTACAGAACACCTGATAAAAAACTGGAAGTCAATCTCAGCAATACCTTTTCGTTTCAAAGTAACAATGTCCTGAATGATGATTTAACAAAGAGAAGTTTAACTCTTAGTCCGAATGCTCCAGCACTCTACAATCAGGATGGTTCATTGAATTGGGAGAACAATACGTTTACGAATCCTCTGGGTGTTTTCAAAAGCGAATATCTCAATTCTAGCAATTTTTTAAACAGTGGAGCGCAGATTTCGTACCGCTTATTTCCGTTCATTACACTAAAATTCAACGGAGGTTTAACGTATCAGAATTTTGAAGAGTTTTCATTGAAGCCCCACACGATGTACAATCCCTCATCAGGATTGACGAGTGCCAATTCCACATCTTTTAAAAACAATTCTTCCACATTCTCTTATATTCTGGAACCGCAATTGGTTGCCAATCAAAGCTGGGGAAACCACAGCCTCGAAATGTTGTTGGGAACAACCTTACAGCAGTCTGAAACCAATCAGGGTTCTATACAGGGCTATGGCTTTGAGAGCAATGCCTTGATTCAGAATTTGGGAGCAGCCAAAACAAAAGTCATCAGTGATCAGGTTAGAAACCAGTATTACTACAATGCTGCGTTTGCAAGAATCAATTATCAATTCATGAAAAGATACATTGTCAACCTTACCGGAAGACGGGACGGTTCAAGCCGTTTTGGTCCCGACAATCGTTTCGGAAACTTTGGAGCGGTAGGTGCAGCATGGCTTATTTCAGAAGAAAGCTGGATGAAAAATGTTCGATGGCTGAGCTTTGCGAAAATCAGAGGAAGTGTCGGAACTTCCGGAAATGACAGGATCGGAGATTATCAGTATCTCAATACCTATACAATCTCATCCAACATCTACAACAACATCACAGCTCTGAATCCTTCAAGACTTTATAATCCCAATTTCAGCTGGGAGAAAACATTAAAGAAAGAAATAGCACTGGAATTATCATTTCTGAAAAGCAGAATTAATTTTTCAGCAGCATATTACAACAATACATCATCCAATCAATTGGTGGGTATTCCACTGCCTGCTACGACAGGATTTGCTACGATACAGTCCAATCTTCCTGCAAAGGTTCAGAATACAGGTTGGGAGTTTGAGGCATCAATGCAGGTTTTGAGACAAAGCAAGTTTAAATACGACACGTCATTCAATCTTTCTGTACCACAGAGTAAATTATTGGAGTTTCCGAATCTGGAAGGATCAACGTATGCCAATCAATATGTTTTAGGATATCCGATGTCACTCGTCAAAGTCTATCAGTTTGAAGGGGTAAATCCTTCCACCGGTTTATACCAATTTACCGACTTTGACGGAGACGGAAAGATTAATTCTCCCAATGACAATAAAGTGATTGAAAGAATAGGCGTGAGATTTTTCGGAGGCTGGTCAAGTAATTTCCGTTACGGACAATGGTCGGCATCATTTCTTTGGCAATTTGTAAAGCAGAGAAACTGGAATTACAACCGTCAGATGCTGGTGCCGGGATCAATGAACAATCAGCCTGTGGAAGTCTTGGATGTTTGGTCTCCTTCAAATCCTTCTGGAATGTATATGCCGTACAGTTCGGGAGCCAATGCTCAAAAGAATGCTTCACACGTTTTATTCCAGAATTCTACTGCTGCGATTGGTGATGCATCATTCATCAGACTGAAAAATGTACAGCTTAATTACAGCATTCCCGTTCAGAAATTCGGAATCAGAGAAGCGATGATTTATGTGCAGGGACAAAACCTCTTGACCTTTACTAAATATTTTGGGGTCGACCCTGAATTTGTACTGACAGGATATTTACCGCCACTGAAGACCTACTCACTAGGCTTTCAGCTAACCTTTTAA
- a CDS encoding RagB/SusD family nutrient uptake outer membrane protein, translating into MKTRIEHIIVAAILSAVLTTTISCEKFVETDFPNNQLPTEVVFEDEQTAEAALAGLYAGLWTNSLISGGIDGMGALMGTYADDLTCVYTSGSNGILDIANNQQVATNTVVTTAWTNAYGQIYAANSIIEGVTNSKSLSQASKDRIKGEALFVRSIIYFNLYQIFGEIAYTETTNYVINSQLGRMNKDQLLIKLETDLSEAVNLLPSAYRNAERIYPNKFAGYMALAKMKMLLKKWAEAEVLCSTVLQSSQYTFQTDPSKVFQKNGTHIIWQLKPKNTNDATKEASLYNFTGAPLSFVLNLNLINTFSSGDLRRQHYITAVPFNQQLNYRSSKYKNLAVNNPNEYSIIYRLDEVNFMMAESLIEQNKAVEAVPYINRSCQRAGLPALSTSLTVSAATAELREEKRREFFVEHGIRFFDLKRWGLLDQLIPVKTNWKSYHAQWPIPQKELLLNPNLNPQNTGY; encoded by the coding sequence ATGAAAACAAGAATAGAACATATTATTGTGGCAGCAATATTATCTGCTGTACTAACTACCACAATTTCCTGCGAAAAATTTGTAGAAACCGATTTTCCCAATAACCAGCTTCCGACAGAAGTTGTTTTTGAAGACGAGCAAACCGCTGAAGCGGCATTGGCAGGACTGTATGCAGGACTTTGGACTAACTCACTTATTTCGGGAGGCATCGACGGGATGGGTGCTTTGATGGGGACGTATGCTGATGATCTGACTTGTGTGTACACATCAGGATCAAACGGTATTTTAGATATAGCAAACAATCAGCAGGTGGCTACAAATACCGTTGTAACGACGGCTTGGACGAATGCTTATGGGCAGATTTATGCTGCCAACAGCATCATTGAAGGGGTAACCAATTCAAAATCATTAAGCCAGGCATCCAAAGACCGAATCAAAGGTGAAGCATTATTCGTGCGCTCTATCATCTACTTTAATCTCTATCAGATTTTTGGAGAAATAGCTTACACAGAAACAACCAATTATGTCATCAACAGCCAATTGGGCAGAATGAATAAAGATCAGTTACTCATAAAACTAGAAACCGATTTGTCTGAGGCGGTTAATCTTTTACCATCCGCTTACAGAAATGCAGAAAGAATCTATCCCAACAAATTTGCAGGATATATGGCATTGGCAAAGATGAAAATGCTACTGAAGAAATGGGCGGAAGCAGAAGTGCTTTGCAGTACGGTATTGCAATCATCTCAATATACATTTCAAACCGACCCTTCAAAAGTATTTCAAAAAAATGGAACCCATATCATTTGGCAATTGAAGCCAAAAAACACGAATGATGCGACCAAAGAGGCATCACTGTATAACTTTACAGGCGCACCTTTATCGTTTGTTCTCAATCTGAATCTCATCAATACATTTTCTTCGGGAGATTTGCGGAGACAGCATTATATCACGGCAGTACCTTTTAACCAACAGCTCAATTACCGCTCTTCAAAATATAAAAACCTTGCGGTCAATAATCCCAATGAATATTCAATAATCTATCGTCTGGACGAAGTCAATTTCATGATGGCGGAAAGCCTGATCGAGCAAAATAAAGCAGTAGAAGCCGTTCCGTATATCAACCGTTCCTGCCAACGGGCAGGATTACCAGCATTGAGCACTTCACTGACGGTTTCAGCAGCAACCGCAGAATTGAGAGAAGAAAAACGCAGGGAGTTTTTTGTGGAACACGGCATCCGTTTTTTTGATTTGAAAAGATGGGGATTGCTTGATCAGTTGATTCCTGTAAAAACCAATTGGAAAAGCTACCATGCTCAATGGCCGATACCCCAGAAAGAACTGCTGCTTAATCCAAACCTTAATCCCCAAAATACAGGATATTGA